A DNA window from Lepidochelys kempii isolate rLepKem1 chromosome 9, rLepKem1.hap2, whole genome shotgun sequence contains the following coding sequences:
- the LOC140916891 gene encoding myb/SANT-like DNA-binding domain-containing protein 7 — translation MQSSSAQVTMMESQNRKRAPAWTEREVRDLIAVWGEESVLSELRSSFRNAKTFVKISQGMKDRGHNRDPKQCRVKLKELRQAYQKTREANGRSGSEPQTCRFYDELHAILGGSATTTPAVLFDSFNGDGGNTEAGFGDEEDDDEEEVVDSSQQASGETGFPDSQELFLTLDLEPVPPEPTQGCLLDPAGGEGTSAACVSMITGSSPSQRLVKLRKKEKKTHSR, via the exons atgcagagctcatcagcacaggtgaccatgatggagtcccagaatcgcaaaagagctccagcatggaccgaacgggaggtacgggatctgatcgctgtttggggagaggaatccgtgctatcagaactccgttccagttttcgaaatgccaaaacctttgtcaaaatctcccagggcatgaaggacagaggccataacagggacccgaagcagtgccgcgtgaaactgaaggagctgaggcaagcctaccagaaaaccagagaggcgaacggccgctctgggtcagagccccaaacatgccgcttctatgatgagctgcatgccattttagggggttcagccaccactaccccagccgtgttgtttgactccttcaatggagatggaggcaatacggaagcaggttttggggacgaagaagatgatgatgaggaggaggttgtagatagctcacagcaagcaagcggagaaaccggttttcccgacagccaggaactgtttctcaccctagacctggagccagtaccccccgaacccacccaaggctgcctcctggacccagcaggcggagaagggacctctg ctgcatgtgtttcaatgatcacaggatcttctccttcacaaaggctagtgaagcttagaaagaaagaaaaaaaaacgcactcgcgatga